AGAATTAGAAGCATACTGTCCCAAATGTCAAAAAAAATTGGAGGACTCGGGTAAGGTATCCGATTTTCTTGATCCCTATGGTCACTACAATGATGAAGAAACGGTAAAAATGGGGGATGGCTACCCATTTACAGCAAAAGATCAAATTTGCCCGCATTTAATGGTTTGCAAAGATTGTGGGTATGATGAGGTGCGATTTATTCAGGAAGAATAGAATCGAAAAAAATTTGAGCAACTTTGCAAAAGGTCCTTAATCTATTGCAAAGCTGCCCTAAATATAGTTATACCATCTTTGTTTCGTTTCTTTTATTTGTATCTGTTTTTTCTGTTTTCGGCTTTACATGCTGTTTTGCAATTTCAGAATTCATTTGTATTGTAGCCGAACCTAAATTATTATTCATTGCAGCTTCTGCATTAAATTTACCTTCTTCTTTCTTCATTTTTATCGCCTCCAATTTTACGTATGGTACAACTTATTTTGCTCAAGAGAGCGAATAAAATGTACAAAGAAAAAAGTAATCATAGGCATTCCATTACAGCTTTACAATGATTCGACCTCTTGCTTTTCCTTCTAATAAAGTAGGAAGTGCATCTGGTAATTCTTGAAGTGTCACTTCTTGCTGGATAAAACTATCCAAGTTTGTAGGTTTAAAGTCTGTTGCAAGGCGTTCCCAAGTTTTGGCACGAGTTTCCATCGGACAATAGACAGAATCTACACCAAGTAAATTAATACCTCTTAAAATAAATGGAAAGACAGTCGTTGGTAAATTTGTGCCAGCGGTTAATCCACAAGCTGCGACCGCTCCTCCGTATTGAATTTGACTAATGACAGAAGCAAGCATTTCACCGCCTGTTGAATCAACTGCAGCTGACCATTTTTGTTTACCTAATGCTTTTATCTTTCCATCATAAACGTCTTCACGTGAAAGGATTTCATTTGCTCCAAGGTTTTTTAAGTACTCTGATTCTGAAGTTTTCCCAGTGCTTGCCTCGATTTGGTAATTACGCGTCGCAAGAATGGAGACGGCAAAGCTGCCTACACCACCAGTTGCACCCGTAACTAGTACGGGTCCTTTTTCGGGAGTTAATCCATTTTCTTCTAGTCGTTGAACACATAATGCTGCAGTAAAACCAGCCGTACCAATTGTCATTGCTTCTTTTAACGTTAACCCTTTAGGAAGAGGAACAACCCAATCAGCTTTTACTCGTGCGTATTCACTATAACCTCCAAAATGGGAGACCCCAATTTCATAACTTGTAGCGATGACCTCATCACCTTTTTTAAAACGCGGATCTTCAGAAGATTCGACAATACCAGCTAAATCAATACCAGGAACAAAAGGATAAGATCTAACAATATTACCATTTGGTATACTAGCTAAACTATCTTTGTAATTAACACCAGAATAGGAAACTCTAATTAACACATCACCCTCAGGTAAGTCTTGCATTGTTAATGATTGTACCTTTACTGTGAAATTTTCTTCTTCTTTATTTACCACAAGTGCATTAAAAGTTTGTGACATATTCATCCCCCCAATATCAAATCTATAAAACTATTTTAATATTACTATATTTTCTCTTTCTATAAATATTAATAAGACCTATTCGCTGTAAAGAATAAAAAAGGAAACTCTAATTTCATATCGAGCTTCCTTTAATGTTGAACTCTATGCGAATTTGTTTTTTGGTTTTCTTACTAGTGCCATTACTCCAGCAATAACGAGTAAAATGGCTGGTATTAGATAAAATAATGAAATACATATAATGCCGCCAACTGCCGCAACAAGCATTAAAATACCGCCAATTTTATCCTTTGTTCGAACTAAAATGCATCCAACAATGGCGATGATAGAGAATAATACAGCACCCCATCCTAAGCCAATTACTTCACTTTCACCTGTTGAAGAAAAAGCTGCATCAATACCGCCAATAAATAATGCCATAATAGCACCGATAAAGCCGAAGATTCCACCGAGTAATCCAAGTATAAATTCTGCTGTTCGTTTCATTTTTAGACTCCTTATGACTAAAAATTTATTTAGGAAAATGATTTCAAAGGTAGTACTACAAAAAATATTTTTCCTCAAAAAGCGAAAAAAATTCCTATTTAGTTTTGGCTTCATTGTTAATATTAAGCAATAAAATAAAAGGCTTTAAGGTAGGGGAAGCTACTTTAAAGCCTTTGTTGTTAATATATTTGATAATTATTTTTTATTTTTCTTTTTGTTTTGTTTTGCTAAGTCACGAACTTCATTTACATCAAGTTCTTGAGCAATTTCTTGATTTTTAAGGTTATTGTTATTGTTGTTGTTTTGGTTATTTTTTAATTTATTTTTCTTTGCCACGAAAGTTTCACCTCCGATTTTTATTGTGTACGGGTTGAGTTTAGATTATCCATCATTTTTAGTAAGGTAAACCTCGAAAAAAATCGATTATCAAGACAATTATGTAACTTTTTAACAATTGCGGAGTCCAATATATAGAGGAGGCTGATTCGATTGAAAAAGTTATTAACGATATATTTGTTAATTAATTTGTTCATCTTAACAAGCTGTGGTACGGGAAGTTCAAATGAAAGTTTAAAAATCGCGAGCGATGTAGAATATGGTAATGAAGACTACCAAACAATCGTATCTTCGAATAATCAGTTAGGGTTTGAACTTATAGCAGAAGCAAAAAGAGATGATAATGGAAATATATTTATTTCACCAACAAGTTTAGTAATGGCATTATCAATGGTTTATAACGGAGCAGATGGCGTGACAAAAGAAGAAATGGCTAATGTATTACATATTGAAGGGATTAACGCAGAACAATTAAACAAAGCAAATGCGTCTCTAATGTCGATATTGTTTCAAAACACAAAGGATGTTCAATTAAATGTAGCCAATTCCATTTGGCTCAATGAAAACTACCATTTCCAAGAAGCTTTTGCAGAAAAGAACAAAGATTATTTTAATGCAGAGATTAGGGAAATCAACATATCAGACCCGGATACGCCTAACACAATTAATGATTGGGTAAAAAATGCGACAAACGGAAAAATTGATGAAATAGTCGAACCACCGTTAAACCCTGATTTAGTTACGATTTTAATCAATGCAATTTATTTTAAAGGGAACTGGACACATCCGTTTAATAAAGAGCAGACAGAAAAAAGTATTTTTACTTTAGAAAGCGGTAATTCAAAAGAAGTATACCTTATGAAATTAAATGAAAAGTTAGCTTATATGGAAAATGAAATGTTTCAAGCGGTTTCACTCCCTTATGGAGACAATCAAAACTTGAGCATGAAAGTTTTTTTACCGAGAGAAAATGTACCTCTTTCAGAATTTGAAAAACTTCTTAATAATACGAACTGGGAGAAATGGAAATCGGAATTTAATGAAAAAGAGGGCACTATCCTTCTTCCACGTTTTCAGTTGGAATATGAAGCTTTATTAAATGATACATTGAAAACACTTGGTATGCCGAGCGCATTTGATAATGCGAATTTCTCGAAAATGATTGAAGAAAATGCCCCGCTTTATATTAGTAAAGTGACACAAAAGACTTTTCTCGATGTAAATGAAGAAGGGACTGAAGCCGCTGCGGCAACCTCTGTTGAAATCGTAACTGAGAGTGCATCGGCCGAAATGCCATTTTATATGGAAGTGAATCGACCTTTCTTCATTGCAATTACAGATGATAAAACAGACGTTGTTCTATTTATGGGGTCGATCTTAAATCCAATAGAAAAACCGATTACCCAGTAAATTTACCTTTAGGAACTAGATAGGTGGTGAGTGAGTTTGAAAAAAATATTAATCATTATAATGATGGTTTCCTTACTCCTAGCAAGTTGTGGAACTACCAGTACTTCAAACGACAGTCTGGAAATTTCAAGTGAAGTAGAATTTGGTGAAGAGGATTACCTAAATATCGTTTCTTCTAATAACGAATTAGGCTTTCAACTTTTAGCAGAAGCAAAAAGAGATGAACAAGGGAATATCTTTATTTCACCAACAAGTTTATTTATGGCTCTTGCTATGGTCTTTAACGGCGCGGACGGACCAACAAAAGAAGAAATTGCAAAGGTGATAAATGCAAATGGACTTAATCCGGAAGATATAAATAAGGCCAATGCGTCATTGATGAACATATTAAGCGAAAATACAGAGCAAATCCAATTAAATATTGCAAATTCCATTTGGTTAAATGATAGCTATCACTTCCAAGAAGAGTTTTCCTCTACTAGTGAAGATTATTTTAATGCAGAAATTAAAGAAATCAATATAGAGGATGCCCAGTCACCAAAAATGATTAATGATTGGGTTAAGCAAGCAACAAATGGAAAAATAGGAGAGATTGTCGAAGAAGAATTAAATCCAGAGTTCGTGACAATGCTCATCAACGCTATTTATTTTTACGGAGGTTGGACGTATCCCTTTGAGGCTTCAAAGACAAAAAAGTATGATTTCACTTTAGAAGACGGCTCTACAAAAGATGTGCCATTAATGGAATTGCATGAACACTTATTTTATATGGAGAATAACTTGTTCCAAGCTGTCTCTCTTCCTTATGGCCAAGATGAAAGTATGAGCATGGAGGTTTTCTTGCCAAGGGAAGATGTAAGCTTAAAAGAATTTGAAGAAATGCTCACATTTGAAAATTGGCAGGAGTGGCGTGGAAATTTTGCTGAAACGGAAGGCACCATTTTACTACCGAAATTCAAATTAGAATATGAAGTGGAACTAAAGGAAACATTAGAATCGTTAGGAATGCCATCAGCATTTAATGAGAATGCGAATTTCTCAAAGATGATTCAGGAAGCACAAGAAATAGCGATTAGCAGTGTGAAGCAAAAAACATTTATTGATGTAAATGAAGAAGGAACAGAGGCTGCAGCAGTCACTTCTGTAGAAATGGAAACAGCAGCTATGCAACCAATGTACGATCCATTTCATATGGAAGTGAACCGTCCATTTTATCTATTCATTGTAGATGAAAAAACGGACGTCATTTTATTTATGGGATCCATTAAAAATCCACAAGAGTAATCTATTATTGCGGTAGCTCTTGTAAACAGCCATAATGGAGTCTAGATAGATTTTCCAGGAGCATCTTTTATCATCGTTGAATGAATCGTAGGATTTATTTTCATACTGAATTCATCGACCAATTAAGGAAAATAAAATAATGTTGGAAAAACTGCATGAACTGTCTATCGATTGGTATAACAATAATATGTAACTTTTTAAAGTGAGGTAATTGCAATGGAAGAAATTAAAGTCGGAGAAATATTTACAATTGGCGATGAAGAAAATGAAGAGCATGAAGTTGAAGTGCTAGCGTCTATCAATATTGAAGGTACTCAATATGTAGCGGTAGGCTTTGTTGAAGATCTACGAGAAGAAACAGAGGAAGACATCGATGTATTCTTCTTAAAAGTAGATGAAGAAGGCGATTTTGAAGCAATTGAAAGTGACGAAGAGTTTGATAAAGTCTCAGCAGCTTTTGATGAGGTTTTAGAGGATGAATCTAATTAAAAAAATTGTTAAATGATCTATAGAGCTGTCCCTTAAGAAATGAGGGCAGCTCTTTTTTTAAAAATAAATTGTTTTTGCTGTACTGAACATACATAGGACTTATTTAAAAGAGAGAAAGTAATTGTAACGATAAGTTCGACTGGGAAAGGTGATGGACAATGAAGACAGCTGTATTCTTGGATAGAGATGGTGTTATAAATGAGGTGCTAACAAATCGAGTGAAATTTGTGAATAAACCTCGTGATCTATATTTTTTACCTAGGGTTCCTGAAGCGATTAAGAAATTAAATGAGTACTTTGATTATATATTTGTTGTGACAAACCAAGGTGGAGTGGGTTTGGGCTTTATGCAGGAAAAGCAGCTCCAAAAAATTCATGAGCATATGATTACAGAACTAAAAAGAATGGGCGCAGTTGTTCATGATGTAGTTTATTGCCCTCATAAGCCAAAGGAGGGTTGCTCGTGCAGAAAGCCAAATGCAAAGTTAATCGAGGACTTGGCGAAAAAATATGATGTTGAGTTGGCTGAGTCCTATATGGTCGGTGATACGGATACAGACATACTAGCTGGGAAAAAAGCAGGGACAAAAACAGTTTTTATTGGCGATCATGACGAACTTGCAGATGCAGTTTATCCTGATTTGTACAGTGCGAGTGAGTGGATTGTTAGGGAAGTGCAGAAGAGGGATAGGTAATAAAATGTATCTGAAGTTTTGAAAGCCTTCTTTTAATAGGTTTTAATGGTTGGAGTATTTTTCAGTTAAAAGGCCGGAGTCAGATGGTTATTAATTCCCCTCCAGAACCAATTTTGTTTCTTAATTTGTGTTAAAATAATTAACAAGCTTAAAGTCTTAATAGTTTTCGGAGGTGATTAATTTGTTTATCGGTATTTTGGCCCTTTTGACTATAGTGGTATGGTATATACAAATTAATGAATTAATTAAGCCCGAAGAAAAGAAAGACAATAGAAAAGTAATAATACTAACTGCCTTTGGGTGCATTTTAACAATAGTTTTAACCGTTAATCTTTTTCAAAACTTCATCGCTTAAAAATATTCACCACCACAATAAATTTAAAGATTTTAAAAAAGCAAAAAGCAAAAAGCAAAGGTGATATAAACTTCTTCTTTGCTTTTTACTAGTATTCCAATTTATATTAAACTAACTCTTATTGACCCTTTTTTCTACGAACAGTAAT
Above is a genomic segment from Lysinibacillus sp. PLM2 containing:
- the yhfP gene encoding putative quinone oxidoreductase YhfP, whose translation is MSQTFNALVVNKEEENFTVKVQSLTMQDLPEGDVLIRVSYSGVNYKDSLASIPNGNIVRSYPFVPGIDLAGIVESSEDPRFKKGDEVIATSYEIGVSHFGGYSEYARVKADWVVPLPKGLTLKEAMTIGTAGFTAALCVQRLEENGLTPEKGPVLVTGATGGVGSFAVSILATRNYQIEASTGKTSESEYLKNLGANEILSREDVYDGKIKALGKQKWSAAVDSTGGEMLASVISQIQYGGAVAACGLTAGTNLPTTVFPFILRGINLLGVDSVYCPMETRAKTWERLATDFKPTNLDSFIQQEVTLQELPDALPTLLEGKARGRIIVKL
- a CDS encoding serine protease inhibitor, with the translated sequence MKKLLTIYLLINLFILTSCGTGSSNESLKIASDVEYGNEDYQTIVSSNNQLGFELIAEAKRDDNGNIFISPTSLVMALSMVYNGADGVTKEEMANVLHIEGINAEQLNKANASLMSILFQNTKDVQLNVANSIWLNENYHFQEAFAEKNKDYFNAEIREINISDPDTPNTINDWVKNATNGKIDEIVEPPLNPDLVTILINAIYFKGNWTHPFNKEQTEKSIFTLESGNSKEVYLMKLNEKLAYMENEMFQAVSLPYGDNQNLSMKVFLPRENVPLSEFEKLLNNTNWEKWKSEFNEKEGTILLPRFQLEYEALLNDTLKTLGMPSAFDNANFSKMIEENAPLYISKVTQKTFLDVNEEGTEAAAATSVEIVTESASAEMPFYMEVNRPFFIAITDDKTDVVLFMGSILNPIEKPITQ
- a CDS encoding serine protease inhibitor, which codes for MKKILIIIMMVSLLLASCGTTSTSNDSLEISSEVEFGEEDYLNIVSSNNELGFQLLAEAKRDEQGNIFISPTSLFMALAMVFNGADGPTKEEIAKVINANGLNPEDINKANASLMNILSENTEQIQLNIANSIWLNDSYHFQEEFSSTSEDYFNAEIKEINIEDAQSPKMINDWVKQATNGKIGEIVEEELNPEFVTMLINAIYFYGGWTYPFEASKTKKYDFTLEDGSTKDVPLMELHEHLFYMENNLFQAVSLPYGQDESMSMEVFLPREDVSLKEFEEMLTFENWQEWRGNFAETEGTILLPKFKLEYEVELKETLESLGMPSAFNENANFSKMIQEAQEIAISSVKQKTFIDVNEEGTEAAAVTSVEMETAAMQPMYDPFHMEVNRPFYLFIVDEKTDVILFMGSIKNPQE
- a CDS encoding DUF1292 domain-containing protein; this encodes MEEIKVGEIFTIGDEENEEHEVEVLASINIEGTQYVAVGFVEDLREETEEDIDVFFLKVDEEGDFEAIESDEEFDKVSAAFDEVLEDESN